In the Oscillospiraceae bacterium genome, TCCTGGGAGCCTTATCCTGGAGCTCTCCAATCTCTTCGCATAGAAGATGATCCGTAATTCAAATTTGCTGACTGAAAAGTTGTGCAGATGTGTCGATGTGCCGGGTTTCCAGCGCATCTGCACATCCGCACAGGAGGCAAATGCCGCAGTAGAAATGCTGCGGCATTTTTTGTTGGGGTGGGGCATAGAAATGGACAAACCTGAAATAGGAGGGCATTTGCATGAAAAGTGAGCAGGTGGTCCAGCAAAACAAGGCTTCTGGCAAGGTGCGGCGGCAAGCAGAGGTCACCTTTACTTACACCCCCAACGGCCCTACGCTCGAAGCACTTTTAAAGACTCTGCTGCGCACCGCGGCCCTGCCGGGGCAGGCAGTGTAACAGCATGGCGGTACGTAAAAAAGGCGCGACAGCCAGTCGGGAGATTGCCATCTACCTGCGCCTGAGTTCCGCCGACGGCACCGAAGCTGAAAGCAACTCCATCGGCAACCAGCGCAGCTATCTACACCAATGGGCGGCGCGGGAGGGGTGGCAGATCGTGGCCGAATTTTTGGACGATGGTCACACGGGCACCGACTTTGAGCGGCCCGGCTTCCGTGCGCTGATGGCCGCACTGCAGGAAAAACGCATCACCACCTTTGCCACCACCGACCTCTCCCGCCTTGGGCGCAACTACCTGGAAGTGGGGCTTTTACAGGAAAAGACTTTTCCTGCTCTAGGTGTGCGGTACATAGCGGTCAATGACGGGTACGACAGTGCCCGTGCCGACACCGGCAGCATCGATCCCAGCCTGTTCAAAAACCTGATGAACGACATCTACGCGCGGGATTGCAGCAACAAAGTTTTGCGCGCCAAGCGCACTTTACAGCGCCAAGGCAAGTACCTAGGCTCAGCCCCTTACGGGTACAAGCTGGATCCAGCCGACAAATATCACCTGGTGCCAGACCCGGACACCGCGCCTGTTGTGCAGCGTATCTACGCACTATTTTTGACAGGTGAGACTCGCACCCATATTGCCCATCTGCTGATGCAGGAACAAGTCCCCTGCCCGGCCCGCACCAAAGGGATGACCGGGCGTCGCTTTACCGGCGAGTGGACCCCCACCACGATAAAGCGCATTCTGACCCTGCCCACTTACTACGGCGCAGTGACCCAGCACACCCGCGAGATGGTAAGTTACAAGGTCCACAAAGCACGGTTCCTGGGCAGCACTGATTGGATCGTGGTCGAGGGAACCCACGAGGGGCTTGTGACCAAAGCCGATTTTTTGCAGACGCAAAAGCTGCTGGAAACCCGCAGTTACACCGCGCCCGACATGCAAGCCCACCGGCTGACCGGGCTGGTTTACTGTGCCGATTGCGGCGGCAAATTGTTTGCCCACAAGGTAGGCGGGCATTTTTACCTGACCTGCTACACCTACAGCCGCCGGCCGGGGCAGCATCTGTGCACCAGCCACGCCATCCGGGAGGATTGGCTGGAATCGCAGATCTGCGATCAATTGCGGGCACTGGCGGATGGTGCAGTTGATTTGCCTATCTTTGCGCAGGAGCGCTTGCGGCAAATGGCCAAGGGCAGCAACACCGTGCAAGCCGAACGTGACCGACTGACCGCCCAGCTAAACAAAACAAAAAAGACCCGCCTGTCGGCCTACAAAGACCTGACTGACGGGTTATTGACGAGAGAAGAATTCAGCGATATAACATCCGATTTACGAAAAGAAGAAGACCAACTGACCCAGCGATTGCAGGCGCTGACCGATGCTCCCTCCCCTGCCGCTGACGCAGAATCGCTATGCGAAGAAATGCAAAAACTGCTGCAATTTACCACCCTAAACAAGGTGCAATTGCAGCAGTTTATTAAACGTATTACCGTGGATACCGACCGCCATGTAACGATACAGTTTGCCTTTCAGGAGCCGCACGGCAAAGATCAGTCCAGTAAATAGGCTTTCACCTCAGCCAAGCGCTTTTCCGCCTCCTGACGGCCGATGTTGTAAGCAGCTTTCAGGTGCTCCGGGTTCTTCTCTACCCGGTCCACCGGCAGCGCCTGGGGCGGGCGAATGACCAGCAGGCGGCCCGCGGTTTCCTCCTGGGCAATGTAGTCCACCGTTTCGTTATACATGGCTGGGCGGTTTTCCATCGCCGTAACCAGGTTAGGATAGCGCTTATACTTGCGGCGAATCAACGGCATAATGCTGTTTTTCCCTTTGCGGTAGCCTTTAGGCTGGGTCAGCACCACCACATTGCGGTCGTAGCCGATGGACTGAAAGTACCGCACGGGGATCGAATCGGCAATGCCGCCGTCCAGCAGTTTGCGGCCCTCAATTTCAACGATGCGCGAGACAAGCGGCATCGAAGCCGAGGCGCGTATCCAATCAAATCCGTGGTCACTTTGGCCCAGATATTTGTGGTAAACTGGCTGGCCGCTTTCGATGTCGGTGCAGACAACGTAAAATTCCTGCGGGTTGGCATCGTAGGCGGTAAAGTCAAAGGGGTCAAGTTCCAGTGGCACCGTGCCATAGCAAAAATCCGTATTATAAATGTCGCCGGTTTTGACAAGCGAGCCAAAGCCGCCGTAACGCTTATCGGCGCAGAAGCGTGTATTATAGCGGATAACACGGCCAATCTGTTTTGACTTATAGTTGCAGCCAAACGCCGCGCCCGCCGATACGCCGATCACGCCATCAAAATCCACGCCGTTCTGCATCAGCACATCCATAACGCCTGCCGTGAACATGCCGCGCATCGCACCGCCCTCTAGTACAAGCCCTGTTTTCATCTGTTACGCCCCACTTACATCTGTTTTTGTCTATTATAACAGATTTTTATGAAAAAGGAAATGCTTCAGGCTTTCCGATTTACCAGTAAAAGTTGTACTCTTATGTCACCAACAAAAACCGAGTTGGTTCCCAAAACACAGGGGGGCAAGCAAAACGCCCCGGAAAAAGAAAGTAAGGGTACAAAATGAAGTACGAAATCGTAGGTATCGCACACGCAGTCGGCGACTTTACGCCCCCTGCGGGCAAAAACGCAGACACCGTCCGGCACTATGACGTGCATCTGCACCGCAAAGGCACCATCCCGTATTGCGGCAGCATAGGGTTTATGCTATAATTTAGCCTGTAAAATGGCGGCGCTCGGGGTGGAAAAATCCGGCGCGGCACGCTAAAAAAGAAAGGAACCTTCTAAAATGAAACCCAAATTTGATGGTTATGCAGCCCAATATGATGCCTGGTTTATGGAAAACGACAACCTGTTCCAGAGTGAGCTGCGGTTGTTCCAGCGGGCACTGGGGGATATTTCCGGCCAGCGCGTGCTTTCTGTGGGCTGTGGCAGCGGCCTGTTTGAGAGCATGATCGATCACAGCGGCATCGAGGGCATCGAGCCTTCCCGCGATATGGGCGCGATTGCCCAGAAGCGCGGTGTGAACGTCATCACCTTCGGCGCTATCGAGGATGCCGACCTGGAGGAAAATGCCTACGATGTGATTTACCTCAACGGCAGCTCCAGCTATATGGAGGATCTGCACAAGGCTTTCGCTGTCTGCAAAAAGGCTCTGAAACCGGGCGGGCGCTTCATCTCGTTGGATGTGCCCAAAGAGAGTGCTTTCGGCTTTATGTATCTGCTGGCTAAGAATCTGGGCACCTTTGACCATCCTTATCTGAACGGGGTAATGCCCCAGCTGCCCTACCCGCTGGAGCTGTGCAGCGCCGGTGTATGGCACTCCACCGAGGAGAAGATCAATGTGCTGAAAGACCTCGGTTTCCATGACTTTGACTACTGCCAGACTTTGCTGAAGAACCCGATGTACACCAACGAGGATGTCGAGGACGCTGTGCCCGGCTACCAGAGCGGCGGCTATGTTGCCATCATTGCCCGCAAATGAAGATAGAAGCAAGCGGGAAACTCTCGCAAAAGATCGCTGTCCTTGCGGAAAAGCTCTGGCCGCGGTATCTTTGCCACCCTTTTATCACCCATATGGCAGACGGCACCCTGCCTTTAGAGAAATTCCGCTATTATATGCTGCAGGATTACCTGTACCTGCGGGATTACACAAAGATCTTAGCGGCGATTTTGCAAAAGGCTGATACGTTTGAACAGATCCGCTTTTTGAGCGGTGAGATCGAAAGCACCCTCGGCGAAACCTATCGCACCCATATTCCCTACATGCAGCGCCTTGGCATCACCGAAGAGGAGATTCGCCAGGCGCACACGCACATTGACAATTGTGCTTACAGTCATTATATGCTGTGCGAGACCCAGAACGGAAATGTGCTGACCGGGTTGGTGGCGCTTTTGAACTGCTCCTGGAGTTATGCGTACATTGCCGAGCAGATGGTTCAGCGCTATCCCCAGGCACTGCAAAATAAGATCTACGGTGCCTGGTTTGCAGGCTATCTTTCGGAGGAATACCGCAAAGCCAACCAGGATCTGATCGACCGCATCGACGCGCTGGCGGCGTCCATTTCCCCGCAGGAGGAAAATCGCCTGTGCGAGCTGTTTGAGAAGTGCTGTCTTTTCGATCTGCGCTTTTGGGATATGGCCTATGCCATGGGAAACTGCTGAAGGGTTTGCATTTTTCGATAACTATAACAAGGTAAATTGGTACTCACAAGGGCTCGCAGTAGTTCAGGATACTAAAGTATCCTGCTACTGCGAGCCTTTTGTTTTGTGTGTAAACGTTACCCGCCGTTTACATCTGCTTTACCAGTCACGGCCCGTCAGCCCGCCCGCCGGGCCAAAAAGCAACGCCGTATCATATGGTTAGGGCCGTTCTGACCAATTTGGCCGGCACCGGATTTTTACAATAACGCCCCGCGCCCCGCCAAAGCTTTACGCAAACTTGGCGGGGATTTGGTTGTTTGGCGGGGTGAATTTCCGTATAGTTAGAGATGTTCCGACGAAATATGAGACGAATGTTCAAAGGAGAACACCATGAAAAACAACCACAAAAAAGCCGTTGCCGTTCTGTGCAGCACAATGATGGCTGCCTCCCTGTCCCTGACCGCCTGCGGCGGCGCTTCTACTGCCGAAAGCGTTGACCTGCGGGAAGTGCCGCTGGACACCATCATTGAAAAAGCCAAGGCGGAAGGCCAGATCAACTCGGTAGGCATGCCGGATGACTGGGCCAACTGGCGCGGCAGCTGGGCCGCTGTGAGCGAGAAGTACGGCCTGACCCATGAGGACACCGACATGAGCTCTGCCGAGGAGCTTTCCACCTTTGAGACGGAGAAGGATGCCGCCACGAAGGACATCGGCGATGTCGGCCAGGCGTTCGGCCCCACCGCCGTGGAGATGGACGTGGTGCAGCCCTACAAGGCCAGCACTTGGGATTCCATCCCCGATTGGGCCAAGGACCCGGACGGCAAGTGGTGCATCAGCTACGTGGGCACTATGAGCGCCATGGTCAACGCGGACCGCGTTTCCACCACCATTGATTCCTGGCAGGCGCTGAAAGACAGCGGCGCCGCCATCACCATTGGCGACGTGGTGCGCGGTGCGTCCTCCCAGATGACGGTGCTGTCCTGCGCCTATGCGCTGGGCGGCGGCATGGACAACCTGGATCCGGCCTTCGACTTCTTTAAAGAGATGGCCCAGGAGGGCCGCCTGGATGCCGGCACCTACAGTCAGGAGCGCATGGACCGCGCCGAGATCGATGTGCTGCTGACCTGGGATTATCTGACCCTGCAGTACCGTGACCTGACCAAGGCCAGTGTACCCGATGCCAATATCGAGTGCCACGTCATGAAGGATGGCGCGCTACAGTCCGGCTATGCGCTGGTCATCAACAAGTACGCCCCGCACCCCTACGCGGCCGCAGCCACTGTGGAATATCTGCTGAGCGATGAGGTTCAGATCAACCGTGCCGAGGGCTATGCCCGCCCCATCCGCAGCGATGTGGAACTGCCTGCTGAACTTTCCGCCAAGATGATCCCGGACGAGGAGTACACCAACACCATCCCCCTGACCGACAACGATGCCGTGACCGCCGCCTGCACCGAGATCGCCACCCGCTGGGAGGAAGAGATCATCCCCTTGATGGGCTGATGGGAGCAATTTGCTATGCTGCAACAAATCAAACGCACCGGCAGCCGCTGCCTGCTGCTGGTGCCCCTGGGGCTGATCGTGCTGCTGTTTGAGTGTGTCCCGCTGGTCAGCATGTTCGTGAAAGCCTTTTCCGAAAACGGGCATTTCAGCCTGGCGCAGTTCGGCACCATTGCCCACCAGCTGGTGTACCGCACGGCCATCATCAACAGCCTGTGGGTAACGCTGCTGTCCACCGCGGTGGGGCTGGTCATTGACTTTTTCCTGGCGCTGGCGCTGTATGGCGACCATGGCCGCAAAAAGACGCTTTATCTTTCTTTATTGAACCTGACCTCCACTTTTTCCGGTGTGCCGCTGACCATCGCGTTCATCACAATGATGGGCACTTCCGGTGTGCTGGTGCTGCTGGGCAAGCAGCTGGGCATCAGCCTGCTGGCCAACTACAACCTGTACTCGATGACCGGCATGTTCATTATCTACGCCTACTTCCAGATCCCCATGGGTACGCTGCTGTTGCTGCCCACCGTGGACAAGGTGCGGCGGGAGTGGAAAGAAGCCGCCCGCCTGATGAACGCAGGCAGCATCCGTTTTTGGCTGCAGGTGGGCATTCCCGTGATGATGCCGGGCATTCTGGGCACCTTCAATATGCTGTTTGCCAACGCGGTGGCCGCCTACGCGACGCCGTACCTGCTCATCAATAACAGCATTGCGCTGCTGCCCATCAAAATCGTGGATATGTTTGTAGGCGATACCCGTCAGCGGCCCGAACTGGGCAGTGCCCTTTCGCTGGTATTGCTGGGCATTGTCGTACTGGAAATCTGCCTGAGTAACCTGGTCAAGCGGCATTTTGAGAAAGGGAACCGGTAACATGAACCAACATACACTCCCCAAAGCGATCTGGAAAACCATCGTTGCCGTGTTTCTTTTGATGCCGCTGGTGGTCACGGTCGTCTACGCGTTCTCGGCCCGGTGGGTGCACATTTTGCCAGAGGGCTTCACCCTACGCTACATCGCCACCACGCTGACAAACCAGAAATTTTTACTTGGCATCGGGCGCGGGCTGCTCATCTCCTTTGTGCCGGTGGTCATCACCAATGTCAGCGTACTGCTGGCCTTGTATGTGGTCATCGTCTACCTGCCGAGGCTGGAAAAAGTGGTGCAGCTGCTCTGTCTGATCCCCACTACGCTCAACGGCATTATCCTGGCTACCTCGGTGCTGGGCACGTATGCGGGCACCAACACCCTTTTGGCCAACCGCATTGTGATGCTCAGCTTCATCTACTGCGTGTTCATCATGCCCATGACCTATCAGGGTTTGCGCAACAGTCTGTACGCGGTAAACACCCGCGGTCTGCTGGAAGCCGCCGAGATGCTGGGTGCGCGGCGGTTCCACAGCTTTTTGACCATCGTAGTGCCGGCCATCCTACCGGGACTTTGCAACTCCGCTTTGATGTGTCTTTCGGGGCTGTTCGGCGATTTCGCCATCATCAAAATCATCGCGTCTTCGCAGTTTGAGACCGCCCAGTCCTACCTGTACCGTAACCGCGCCCAGGACACCCAGGAACTGAGCGCCGCCGTGGTCATTCTGCTGCTTATCACACTGCTGATCAATTATCTTGTACACAAAAGTCAGGACCCGGCCGACCGGGTATCCTAAGGAGTCCGCCATGTCTTACATTACCTTTAAAAACATCTGCAAAAGCTATGACAATAAAACCCAAGTGCTGAAAGGCATTGACCTGGAAGTGGAGGAGGGCGAGCTGTTGACCCTGCTGGGGCCTTCCGGCTGCGGAAAAAGTACGCTGCTGCGCTGCCTGGCCGGGTTGGAGCAGGTGCAGCAGGGGCACATTCTGCTGGAAGGGCGGGACATCACCGACCTGGATGCCCGCCAGCGACATATTG is a window encoding:
- a CDS encoding recombinase family protein, which produces MAVRKKGATASREIAIYLRLSSADGTEAESNSIGNQRSYLHQWAAREGWQIVAEFLDDGHTGTDFERPGFRALMAALQEKRITTFATTDLSRLGRNYLEVGLLQEKTFPALGVRYIAVNDGYDSARADTGSIDPSLFKNLMNDIYARDCSNKVLRAKRTLQRQGKYLGSAPYGYKLDPADKYHLVPDPDTAPVVQRIYALFLTGETRTHIAHLLMQEQVPCPARTKGMTGRRFTGEWTPTTIKRILTLPTYYGAVTQHTREMVSYKVHKARFLGSTDWIVVEGTHEGLVTKADFLQTQKLLETRSYTAPDMQAHRLTGLVYCADCGGKLFAHKVGGHFYLTCYTYSRRPGQHLCTSHAIREDWLESQICDQLRALADGAVDLPIFAQERLRQMAKGSNTVQAERDRLTAQLNKTKKTRLSAYKDLTDGLLTREEFSDITSDLRKEEDQLTQRLQALTDAPSPAADAESLCEEMQKLLQFTTLNKVQLQQFIKRITVDTDRHVTIQFAFQEPHGKDQSSK
- a CDS encoding patatin family protein; its protein translation is MKTGLVLEGGAMRGMFTAGVMDVLMQNGVDFDGVIGVSAGAAFGCNYKSKQIGRVIRYNTRFCADKRYGGFGSLVKTGDIYNTDFCYGTVPLELDPFDFTAYDANPQEFYVVCTDIESGQPVYHKYLGQSDHGFDWIRASASMPLVSRIVEIEGRKLLDGGIADSIPVRYFQSIGYDRNVVVLTQPKGYRKGKNSIMPLIRRKYKRYPNLVTAMENRPAMYNETVDYIAQEETAGRLLVIRPPQALPVDRVEKNPEHLKAAYNIGRQEAEKRLAEVKAYLLD
- a CDS encoding class I SAM-dependent methyltransferase, giving the protein MKPKFDGYAAQYDAWFMENDNLFQSELRLFQRALGDISGQRVLSVGCGSGLFESMIDHSGIEGIEPSRDMGAIAQKRGVNVITFGAIEDADLEENAYDVIYLNGSSSYMEDLHKAFAVCKKALKPGGRFISLDVPKESAFGFMYLLAKNLGTFDHPYLNGVMPQLPYPLELCSAGVWHSTEEKINVLKDLGFHDFDYCQTLLKNPMYTNEDVEDAVPGYQSGGYVAIIARK
- the tenA gene encoding thiaminase II; amino-acid sequence: MKIEASGKLSQKIAVLAEKLWPRYLCHPFITHMADGTLPLEKFRYYMLQDYLYLRDYTKILAAILQKADTFEQIRFLSGEIESTLGETYRTHIPYMQRLGITEEEIRQAHTHIDNCAYSHYMLCETQNGNVLTGLVALLNCSWSYAYIAEQMVQRYPQALQNKIYGAWFAGYLSEEYRKANQDLIDRIDALAASISPQEENRLCELFEKCCLFDLRFWDMAYAMGNC
- a CDS encoding ABC transporter substrate-binding protein — its product is MKNNHKKAVAVLCSTMMAASLSLTACGGASTAESVDLREVPLDTIIEKAKAEGQINSVGMPDDWANWRGSWAAVSEKYGLTHEDTDMSSAEELSTFETEKDAATKDIGDVGQAFGPTAVEMDVVQPYKASTWDSIPDWAKDPDGKWCISYVGTMSAMVNADRVSTTIDSWQALKDSGAAITIGDVVRGASSQMTVLSCAYALGGGMDNLDPAFDFFKEMAQEGRLDAGTYSQERMDRAEIDVLLTWDYLTLQYRDLTKASVPDANIECHVMKDGALQSGYALVINKYAPHPYAAAATVEYLLSDEVQINRAEGYARPIRSDVELPAELSAKMIPDEEYTNTIPLTDNDAVTAACTEIATRWEEEIIPLMG
- a CDS encoding ABC transporter permease subunit translates to MLQQIKRTGSRCLLLVPLGLIVLLFECVPLVSMFVKAFSENGHFSLAQFGTIAHQLVYRTAIINSLWVTLLSTAVGLVIDFFLALALYGDHGRKKTLYLSLLNLTSTFSGVPLTIAFITMMGTSGVLVLLGKQLGISLLANYNLYSMTGMFIIYAYFQIPMGTLLLLPTVDKVRREWKEAARLMNAGSIRFWLQVGIPVMMPGILGTFNMLFANAVAAYATPYLLINNSIALLPIKIVDMFVGDTRQRPELGSALSLVLLGIVVLEICLSNLVKRHFEKGNR
- a CDS encoding ABC transporter permease subunit; protein product: MNQHTLPKAIWKTIVAVFLLMPLVVTVVYAFSARWVHILPEGFTLRYIATTLTNQKFLLGIGRGLLISFVPVVITNVSVLLALYVVIVYLPRLEKVVQLLCLIPTTLNGIILATSVLGTYAGTNTLLANRIVMLSFIYCVFIMPMTYQGLRNSLYAVNTRGLLEAAEMLGARRFHSFLTIVVPAILPGLCNSALMCLSGLFGDFAIIKIIASSQFETAQSYLYRNRAQDTQELSAAVVILLLITLLINYLVHKSQDPADRVS